The Ricinus communis isolate WT05 ecotype wild-type chromosome 8, ASM1957865v1, whole genome shotgun sequence sequence TACTGGTGAAGCTTGCTCGCCTTGAAGAGGGTGCTGAATTGTACAGGGTATTACTTGCCATGAATCCTGACAATTACAggtaatttatcaatttcattTCCATTTAGAAAGTAGTAATTGATGTAATCAAAGTGCTATTATGTTTGAGATATATATGCATATGTGTGCATGCATAGCTGTCTTGTGCACATGTGTGATTGCAACTAATCATCATGAGTGCTTTTATTTTGGTATTGTCCCCAGATGAGCTACGCTTTATGTTTAGTGATCCTTGATGTTTAGAGAAATTGATAAAGTAACAGCAAAAAGTTATGGGATAAGCAGTTATAACATTTGCTGCTTGATTTAATGCAATTTGTTTTTATAAGGAAAATCTTTGTACCCATATCGCATATTTATGGTAACATTTCAATAgcacatttatttaaatttgtttggCTTCAATATTTTAGATAACTTCCAATTTATTTAACTGTTTCTGTTCTGcagcttttattttctttttctttttttttttcctacgTAATCTGTTGAAATGTTGCAGTTCTCTTCTCCTTAATTATTcataatgaatttattttatttttcataggGTGGCAGACATGCCCATCTTGGCCTTGTATTTTTGATGTGTAATTCATTACAGTATTGAGAATCAGGTGTTGTATAAGCATATAAAATGGAAACTAGAATAGAACCATGTTGAAATGGTTATTATAGCATTTTTTAGCTGAAAACATTTGCCCCCTGGTTGGTTGGGTGCACTGTGCTGAATATTGGTTCTTATGTTCAGTTTAAGAAGGAAACTGATCTGTTGTTGTTACTTCTCATTTCTTCAGATATTATGAAGGTCTGCAAAAATGTGTAGGGTTGGATTCAGAAAATGGCCAGTACTCTGCAgatgaaattgataaattgGATTCCTTGTACAAATCGCTTGGGCAACAGTATACTTGGTCATCTGCTGTTAAGGTTGCACGTCTTTTCACTATGTTTCTTGAAACCTTTTCCCCACTTTTTGAACTCTGCCTAAAAAATAGCCTACTTTGTCAATCTATCACTTGATAATGTGCAAGGTCCTTTGTAAAAATTCTATGTTATCTAGCCAAATTATGAGGATCTTCTGGTGATGGTCAGTCAAGATGAAGGGAAAATGATCTTCATTTGCTCTTAACAAAAAACAAATCTATAGGTTGTTGAAACTGTTAGTGTTCGTTGTCACCCCTTCTCACTGCAGGGTAAAAAGATTTATGGTGCCCCCAACACCCCCTTGATGGGGGCCcttcaaaagaaatgaataaactGAAGAAcgcttcttccttctttttctggGATTGCTTCGAGTATATGGTGTATTTCAGAAATGCTCTTGTTCCGTGCTGTGTCTTTtaccatttatttatttcttgttattattttttcttttcttaacttttaataattgattCTGATCTGCTTTTTTAGAATGTGTTCAAATATGTATAGATGTGCCAAGCATGAGGTGTACTTTCCTGGCTCACACCCCTTTCTCTTCACCCTGTATTCCAGAGAATACCGCTTGATTTTCTACAAGGAGACAAGTTTCGAGAGGCTGCAGACAATTATGTTAGGCCCCTCCTTACCAAggtattgatttttatatttcagaCTATTCTTgctgtttttctatttttgggACAGAgtaatgtatttttattcttggTACTTTCAGGGTGTTCCTTCATTATTCTCAGATCTTTCTCCATTGTATGATCATGCTGGCAAGGTGAGTTTTTTTCTTGGCATTTGGATCCTTGGAggttacaaaattattttatggtttGGTTAGAGACATTTTGCTGTGATGATTTATACAGGCAAACATACTGGAAAATCTTATTCTTGAGTTGGAACATTCAATTCGAACGACTGGGAGATACCCGTGGAGGTAATTTATGCTTTGGGCCATGATACAATTTTATAGATGGTATATGTTATATCTGATGTTGGAACTTGAATTTCGAAAAGAACAGAGCCATTTCTTGTCTTCAAGGTCTTCTCtataaagcaaaataagtTATATCAGTGTTTTGTATATGACACCACTAGTCCTTCTATTCGTAGCAGCTTAGGATTGTAATGACGAGTGATGGTTCTGGAAGCGATTATAGGGTTGATCATGGTGTACTTAGAATTTATCCCTTCTTCTTGCCTTGCTCACCCCCAACATCGAGGGGCAAAACAAGCCATTATTCTGAAAACTAAGAATCTGGATGGAgttcaatatataaatttgtgaTGCACATTGGTAGTTTATTTGGTActgtattatatttatgttaagTTTCATTCGTCTTCCATGGTTCTGTTGGAAATCCTTGTGCTTTTTTGTTATTGAATGCAGGGCAGAAAAGGAGCCTCCTTCGACCCTTATGTGGACCTTATTTTTCCTGGCACAGGTTAAATATCAGTCACATAATATGGTTAAATCATTTTCACCTTTGTCATCGTTTTTCATGagttttctgattttttttatattataatgcAGCATTATGACAGACGGGGACAATATGACATTGCTCTCACTAAAATTGACGAGGCTATAGAACATACCCCAACTGTGATTGATTTGTATTCTGTTAAGGTTTGTTTGCTTCATCTATCCATCTGTAAATTTGTGTGCAAGCTTCGAGTAGTTATTATTTATGGACAGCCTTTATCTATAGCTTCACTTTCTGTTCTTGTTGTCTTTGTCTTTTTTCTGCTTTCTCTTTTGATAATTGATTTCATTGTTATTACATGTTTCTGCCTTTGATATTCATTGAAGGAAATAATATAGGGATGCAAAAGACaaagcttttaatttttattcacgCTCACTGCTAATGTTAGAAGTTAGCAATGCTTACTACCAGAGATACGCAAAGAAGTGAAATCATTGCTGCTTGGTATTCTTCCATATAAACTTTTCCGTGCTTGATCACAGAGCCGGATTTTGAAGCATGCTGGTGATTTGGCAGCTGCTGCAGCATTGGCTGATGAAGCAAGATGCATGGATCTTGCTGATCGCTACATTAATAGTGAATGCGTCAAACGTATGCTGCAGGCTGATCAGGTTTTGAAGCAATATTTCTCTTGGAGTTCAATTTCCACTTTTATTGTTGGTTTGTGTAGCTTTTCCTGTCCTGCTGTAATTTACTTAAAACTTTTACTTTGAAGGTTGCTGTGGCAGAAAAAACTGCTGTGTTGTTCACTAAAGATGGGGATCAGCACAACAACCTTCATGACATGCAATGCATGTGGTTGGTCTCTGTTTGACCTCTGCACTAACTTCCCAAAGTTGATATCATGTATTTAATAAGTGCTGAATGATATTTATGGTGAAAGGTACGAGCTTGCTTCTGGTGAGAGTTACTTCCGCCAAGGTGATCTTGGACGTGCTTTAAAGAAGTTTTTGGCTGTGGAGAAGCACTATGCCGATATTACTGAAGACCAATTTGACTTCCATTCATATTGCTTAAGGAAAATGACGCTGCGCGCTTATGTGGCAATGCTTAAATTTCAAGATAGGTTGCATTCACATGCATATTTTCACAAAGCTGCTGCTGGAGCAATCAGGTAATGAACTTTTTTGAGAACTATAATATAAATCATTTCTGCTATTTTTTataggtttttttttctttagtttgaGGATATGAAGGCACCTTGACAGTTAACGCCCTTGCCTCACAATGTTAATGTCACGAACAGACTGCTTCTCTTTGCTTTTTTCATTTATGTTGGTTTCTCTGATTTTTCTTGTGCTATTGTGTCTTTGTGCGTGCTGTGCTGGTAGTCAGGGTATGGCCTTGTGTGCCGTTTAGTCCTGGTGCCATTTAAGTGCCCTCTATTGGATATGCTGTTTTATCTCATTTGCTGGTTTCAGTTGATTTACAAAGTCGTTGCCTAGATTTTATGGAGCacattttgtatatttttggTTACCTGCTGGTCATGTTCGGAGCTATGATAATTCCCTCATCCATGCTGCTGGCTGCCATTGTCTGTATGTCGAGCAGGCAGCTATGGCTTGTATCAATTTTCTCAAGTTGCATCATTCTGTCTTGACTTGATCATGTATTGTAACATGCATCTTAAAATGGACATGGTGCCttcaaagagaaaaagagatcTCGGTAATAGATCTTTTTCCATTTACATTTATCGatgttttatgttttatgCTGAATTAAAGATGAGTGTCAAAGGAGTTTGATGCTCAAACAAAGACCAGGTTGAACAATTTAGATTTGAATTGAGGGACAAGATTGATATTAGACAGCGAGCGAATGTTTGAAGAACGGTGCTTTTGTATCTCAATTTCACCTCTTTTAAGATGTAGGCTTTCTGAAAAGGTGTATTATGCTTATTTGTAGTGGTATATTGATGTTCTCAATCATGTAATTTTATGAAGGTTCCTGTGACAGCTTTATGTTCAAACCTTTTTTTCAATTCTGCAGTTGGATTTTTCAATTACATACTGTCatctttttaatcatttaattgtTCTCATTCAACTGAGCTACATTGTGTTACCTAACCGTCATTGACTCTTTTGATTGTGCATGACCTTTCTGTTGCGATCAActttatgaatttttcttgtttttatatttatgtatctGAATTTTGAGCTGCAGATGTTACATAAAATTGTATGATTCTCCATCTAAGTCAAGGACTGAAGAAGACGATGAAATGTCAAAGTTGCTGCCTTCTcagaaaaagaagatgagaCAAAAGCAGAAAAAGGCAGAAGCTCGAGCTAAGAGAGTATGTTAGTTTATTTCTATGCCTTCCATAGCGAATTCTCTTTGAActgttaattcttttttcttatatttgtttgtttttgcAGGAGGCTGAGGTAAAGAACGAAGAATCAAGTGCAAGTGGTGCCTCTAAATTGGGAAAGCGACATGTCAAACCTGTAGATCCAGATCCAAATGGGGAAAAGTTATTGCAGGTTACTAGTAGACCcttcttttttgttgattttctCCTGAGCTTTAGATTCTCAACTATTTTGAAGGTCCCTAGGATTGCTCAAGAATATTTGTTTCTGTCATTCTGGATAATTTATACCGTCTGATGTGGATAAGTAATTATTAAGGTTGAAGATCCATTGTTGGAAGCTACAAAGTACTTGAAACTGCTTCAGAAGAACTCACCAGACTCTTTAGAGACACACTTGCTTTCATTTGaagtaaatatgagaaagcagaAAATTTTGCTCGCCTTACAGGTATATGTTTGTATTTGGTGCCACTCTGTCACTTTGGCATGTGAACCAGTTTTACAATGTCATTTGCATTGGAAGCACAAAAGTACTGCCTCGGCATTTTTTTGCACCAAATTGCATAAAGAAGACAACTTCTGAATGACAAATAACAACTAGAATATAAGAGTTATATTCTATGGTGGCTTTCATGCATTTGAAGATAATAGGTCctatttgtaattaatttagtgtTTTGACTGAATGGAACCAAAACTTGTAATTGCATAAAGTGCTAAATTTGTTACCTTCTTTACCCATTTTTGCAGGCTGTAAAGCAATTGCTAAGGTTGGATGCTGAAAGCCCGGATTCTCATTGCTGTTTGGTGTGTAATATCTCTTATAATTTCCATTTTTGAATTTCTAGCTAATGGTTTAGATGCATATATTATCAGTTTGTGTAATGGATGTATTGCCAGAGTAGCTGCGCTTTCTAAAGTTGTTGATTTTGAACTTTATGCTCTACAGTTGAGATTTTTTCATAAAGTGGGTTTGCTGCCTGCTCCAGTAACAGATAATGAGAAACTTATATGGAGTGTTTTGGAAGCAGAACGCCCATCAATCAGGttctgaaatttttttctctctttttgaTGTCTGCGCATGTGTACGTACATGTCTATTACttgaatcattttcttctttggaatATGCTTATTGTTATACTAATTGTGCTTTACATGTTAAGTCTTATTGTCTTTTTGTGTGTTTTTTTAGCCAATTGCATGAGAGATCTCTGACCGAGGCGAACAAGTGTTTCCTTGAAAAACACAAAGgtcttttctcttcttatcTGTTATTTCATCTCATAACATCataatcataatcataattattacatataaaagTGCAAAAAGGGAGACAAATAGATTTACTAAAATAACCTTATTGattgtttagttaattaattggGTTATTaggttatttattaattaatattattaaaaataaaaatattattaatttattaagtataaGTCTAATTCTAGAAGTCCAACTCTATTAGGATTTCAACATTAGTTGTCCAACTCTATTAAGATTTCCATATTGGTTGTAAAATAAAAgtcttaaataatattaaacataatattaaactaAGCAAACTTGATAGCAATTAGGATATACAAGCATAATCATATGAAAGTGATATAATCAATTACTATTTAAGTACTTTTCATTTGATTTTTGTTAGGATAcaagattaatattaaattagataattctatatttataatcctatgtaaactaataaaaaaaactttaaatgctcaacacaaaaataataaacgtTAGTAAGTTTGTGATGTATTACTGGTAAAAGATTTATAGCGAGGCtctttattatgatattaaatagaaaggtTGTTTGTTGTGGATATAAAACAATCAATTATTATATGATCATATACTCAGAAAGTATTAGCAGAAATCTAAAAActatgaaaaatttatttattattaaagttataaagagataatttttttattaataataaatggattcttctatttacaaatataatataaaatttaaataaatggattataatttgaagaaaatatcattttttaaaattagaagtgcttatgattttgaatttgataaatttttatcttaatcaaatttaataatgttGTTAAcgaatttataaatgtaataaatgggtcaatttatttaaaaaaagaggGAAATTTAGATCGACATTGTAGTCTAATgactatattaaatttttttatgattttaaactttaacaattattacattttattttatcagtaATAGCAATTAAAGGATttcaattactaaattattattattatcattattatatatttatatcattagTAATATCTTAgttaaaatcttatataatttttttaaacttactaatgaaatatttctttaagaaaCATGAATATAAATTCCTTAAAGTAGAATTTcagttatataaaattatgaaatatatttattatctccAGTTGGatttaaaccaaaataaaaatataacacctATCCTAGGATAAGGTTAATAGAAAGTGCATTAACAAGTtagattattaaatttgtaatgataaataataaaataaaatatttaaatttaaaagaaaactacaattaaaatatttttattcaatagtGCTATGTGCAATGTATATCAtctaaaataatgaatttttaactcattattaagatttaacaataattttaaagtaattgacatgatttaaacataaaacctttgtaaaactttcataattatttggataatttttttacattttaaaaattcttaaaaaataaattatcaagcttctatttatttataaacagTAAAAGTggcttaaatattttttagatttcttaaactaaatataatattagaatttaaagattttattttataattttttaaagtaaggaagaaaagaatagtttatattagaaagtatttgctaatataattattgtagattgtataattatttgattatattaatatgcttTTGCAACATATGTGaatcttgatttttcttttatattaaatttatttattgatatctATACAAATAATCAATAGATATAAATAGGCTTGAAAGATGGGGTAATTACTATTCGCCCCCtatgttttttcatattatactaGTTACCCATCTGtgacatttaaaaaatatatttttcattattctatttatattaaaaagccCTTCCCTTAGAATTTCGTTAGGGAATCGTTAAttaggtttagttttattctatttGCCCCCTGACTTTTTATGTAATATACAAGTTGctctctatattttatttattgcactAAAATCCTCTTGCATTTTGAAAGTCAATGTAATTAAggatctaaattaataaaaaaaatatgatttgatCCTCAAGCTTTTTATCAAAGTTATAATTCTActgtaacaaaattaataattataatactatttattttattttaacaatttaaagttaaattatatgaatgttcaatattatgattaatataagtacttttaaaatatttaaatttcactAGAATCTGATTATACTATAAAATAGAGTAATTAAAAaacactaattaattatttttatacagagtaaaattgatttttgtataaaaattagacaatggggttttaatataataaataaactataagtggcaatttgtatattacaccAAAGATCAAGgggcaaatagtataaaaccaaacctaGTTAACGGTTGTTTAACGGAAATTCTGACGGAAAGGGTTTTTAATATAAACTTACAAAATAGAatgatgaaaaaatatattttttaaatgttcaGAGAGTAACTAGTATAATATGGACAAACACAAGGGgtaaatagtaattacccCTTAAAGATGAATTTACTATGAAAAATGATTGTCATTATCTTAACACTAAACATTTATGAtgataaatttagaaatatatatattattttatttctttagttaTAATGAggcaaataattaatattcacgTGTGTTGCACGTGAGTAAAAAAGCTAGTATATACAAATGTTTAGCTATCTCTATAGTTTTCATGCTGACTTTCTTGGTCTTGTCAGATTCTCTGATGCATAGAGCTGCAGTGGCAGAAATGCTATATCTTTTAGAACCTAACAAGAAATCTGAGGcgattaaattaattgaagaTTCGACCAACAACCTTGTACCAGGGTAATACTTTTGGTTTGGTAACTtggattttgtttttttgtttagaGACTAAAAGCTGAtcctttatttaatttatttaattgtgttCTCTTTAATTGTTTTACTCTCAGAAATGGAGCTCTTGGCCCAGTCAAGGAATGGAAACTCAAGGATTGTATTACAGTCCACAAGCGACTAGGAACAGCTCTCTTCAACCATGATGCTGCATCAAGTAAGACCTTGATTTGCTATTGATACATAAGTTATTGATATCGTAAAGGTGCCAATATGTGCAACATTGGTATTCAGTTTTTGTACAAATGTGTCTTTCATGCTGTTTTCTAGTTGCATAGTGACTTCATGTTGACCGTGATTTTGTATGATTGGCAAGTTATAATGCAATTCACCAAATCATGTGGCATTGCCACATGTGATACCATGCTAGTCTAAGAATTCTTTGTTATAGTACTCTTACTGTAGTCTTGTTTAGCAGCTCTAATCATGTGATGTGATTGGTTCTCTTTTTAgtgttattgttatttttaatttttcaatttgtaagTGATTAGAGTCTTTATCTTCTCCTCGAAACAGTAAATTTTATCCTACATACATATAATCACTTCTGCACAAGCATTGGTCTTTCACAAATTCTTGGTTGGCTAAATCTTTGGCTGTgctttcttttcaatcctATGGTTTGTTGCCTCGAGTTACATTTGATTTACGTtcctttctcaatttcttagcCTTGGTCATTACTTATCAGACAAGTTAAATCTGCAATTTTGTTAGTGGAACTTTGTTGCCGCTGGTTAGGGGAAAAAGGAAAGTACTAGCAGGGAATGATTTTCTTAATCTTCATCCACCTTGGATGAACActaaaaaatggtgaaatttttttttttgttctagATATTAAAGTTCCCATCTTTTGCAGGGTGGAAAGCGCGCTGTGCTGAGTATTTTCCCTACTCAACATATTTTGAGGGTCACTCTAGCTCTGCCATGCCCAACTCAGTGTACAATCAGATAGGGAAGAACATTGAGAATGGGAGTGCAAGCCATCCTggagataataaaatttctgaTTCTATTGCATCGAATGGAAAACTAGAGGCTTTTAAGGATCTCACCATCTGAATATAATAATGCTGAATGCATGCAGCAGCTAACGATCAATTACTCCATGATTTAGTGGGTAGATCGCTTAACCGAACAGGAGGAAGGAAGTAGCTTGTTTGAGAGGATATATGGTTTAGTGCGTTGTCAAGGAAGATCATTTTATGGAATCAAATTATCAATCTCCTCTTCTGTTGATTTGAGATCAAATTTTCTACTCACAGTTCTACCTAGCCCAATTGTTGGATGCATTCATTTGCAAATGTGTATAACATACTTCCATTGTGtttcttttagggtttgattttcttgaaatCAACTCATTAATAGGTGAGATCTTAGACAAGGGTGGCTCTATGGGTTTTGCAcctatactttttatttatctttttaggtCGGGGGAGCGCGACTGAATTCTTTTTTGAGTACTGGTTCCTACATCCGGTCAGCATGGAACAATTTCTACTTGAGCTGATCTCCAGAGTTTGTTGTACTCTTTGCCCATTCTATTTAACACTGTTCTTTCATGTATAAACACTACATATTGTGAAAAATTTTGCTTTCATATTTCATTAAATAGTTCAGTTGTGATAATTTGTGCTGCTTGTTTTTTTCTGTTATGTTGAGccttcttttataaataatatgcgCATACTTTTAGAAGTTATATTGACGTAACTCTCCACATGAGTAAATCTTttactttgttcttttttgAAGTAACCATCAGAAAAAGGTACACATacgcaaaaagaaaaagacctaGATggtcaaagttttgcatttcTGATGGTGTACCTCTAATGCCAAAAGCGAATTGTGGAATTAgttttatccaaatttaggCCAGAGATTGTACTAAGAGGATACGCACCCATTGATTTTTCATTAGGAATTTTTTCCCAATAGGTCATATGGCTTAAATGTCCTACTCACAAAATCTATTAGGTTATCACTGTGGGCAagctatttattaaaataagctAAACCAAGGCATCATCATTATATACTATCGAGGCtaaattttcaatatcaaTGTACTGGATCTCAACATAATTATATTGTTAGAAGAGAACTAGTGCAAGACATCCTCTTTTCACATTTGGTTTTAGGATTGTTCCACCGAGCTGCTTACTGCAGtgaaaatgaattttgaaaCCCAATACTTTTTGCATTAAACAGTTTTGAGTGCCCTGGTCCAGTGCCATACTGAATCAGTCGCTCAAGTTCAGTATTCAGTAACAATCATAAAGATAGGCTCTGTATTGATAgagaaatcatcatcttaagGGCGCCAAATGGTGGCCACAGTTTAAGCGGGAACATCTTTGTTATTTTCTCGGACGCAAAGGCTATAACAGGTTAGAAAGCAAAGTGCTTCCTTGTCCCCTATCTTGCATTTACAAAAAAAACAGAGAGATTTGAAAGATCTAATGCTACGGTAAAAACAAACTCCTATTGCCATTTACATTACCCTGTAAAACAAAATTTAGCATGCTGAGGTGCACTTGACGATCTGCCCCAGGCTTGCAATAacaatcaatatataattttaactgaTTCTTCCACCATCATTCTTGTTTTATCTACTGCTGGCTGGAGTCTCTGGCCGATGGTTGAGCACTGCTGCTCTCACCAAGCTCACTTTTACACAGCGGACAAGAAGCATTGATCTTCAACCACTTATCCACGCAATCCACATGGAATACATGGGAACAGGGTAGCTCCCTCAGCTCATCATTATCAGCATACTTATTCAAGCAAATACAGCAAATCTGTATTGAGGttagaaaagagaaatgagCATATAGAAGTGAACATTAGTCTCACCTCGtacacataaatatacaaaagaaaagctaCAAATAATCCATTTCAAGGAAGAGACAAGATATAATCATGATGTGTATGTATATCTAGGGAATAGTCGCTTCAGACTTCAATGACATGAGTGCATAACCAATTAGCTTTGGCATATATATGTGTGCATCTCATGTAAACTTGGCAGAAAAGATGGGAAAAGGAAAGCATTCCGTTCCACAAATGATAAATAACTGTCTAGTTCCTATATATCTTAAGCACCGGCTTGGATTTTCTACTGGATACTAAGAGCTTCTAGTTAGACAAGAGAAAATTATCATACATCAAATTCACAATCATGGCTTTGGGTTACTCTCCTTGTCATTGTAAAAGTCTACCATTAATTTAGAACAGAAAATTTTTCTCCTTGCCTTTTGTCAGCCCCTTGAACAAAAGCCATACAGGGCAAAAGTGTACAGAGGTTGAGCTGcttgatttaattataagaaaaagaaatcatgaTATATGTGGAATTATTGATATTCAGAACA is a genomic window containing:
- the LOC8271333 gene encoding N-terminal acetyltransferase A complex auxiliary subunit NAA15, translated to MGASLPPKEANLFKLIVKSYETKQYKKGLKAADTILKKFPDHGETLSMKGLTLNCMDRKSEAYELVRLGLKNDLKSHVCWHVYGLLYRSDREYKEAIKCYRNALKIDPDNIEILRDLSLLQAQIRDLAGFVETRQQLLTLKPNHRMNWIGFAVAHHLNSNASKAVDILEAYEGTLEDDYPPDNERCEHGEMLLYKISLLEECGSLERALEELHKKGLKIVDKLACEEQEVSLLVKLARLEEGAELYRVLLAMNPDNYRYYEGLQKCVGLDSENGQYSADEIDKLDSLYKSLGQQYTWSSAVKRIPLDFLQGDKFREAADNYVRPLLTKGVPSLFSDLSPLYDHAGKANILENLILELEHSIRTTGRYPWRAEKEPPSTLMWTLFFLAQHYDRRGQYDIALTKIDEAIEHTPTVIDLYSVKSRILKHAGDLAAAAALADEARCMDLADRYINSECVKRMLQADQVAVAEKTAVLFTKDGDQHNNLHDMQCMWYELASGESYFRQGDLGRALKKFLAVEKHYADITEDQFDFHSYCLRKMTLRAYVAMLKFQDRLHSHAYFHKAAAGAIRCYIKLYDSPSKSRTEEDDEMSKLLPSQKKKMRQKQKKAEARAKREAEVKNEESSASGASKLGKRHVKPVDPDPNGEKLLQVEDPLLEATKYLKLLQKNSPDSLETHLLSFEVNMRKQKILLALQAVKQLLRLDAESPDSHCCLLRFFHKVGLLPAPVTDNEKLIWSVLEAERPSISQLHERSLTEANKCFLEKHKDSLMHRAAVAEMLYLLEPNKKSEAIKLIEDSTNNLVPGNGALGPVKEWKLKDCITVHKRLGTALFNHDAASRWKARCAEYFPYSTYFEGHSSSAMPNSVYNQIGKNIENGSASHPGDNKISDSIASNGKLEAFKDLTI